A part of Bacillus rossius redtenbacheri isolate Brsri chromosome 1, Brsri_v3, whole genome shotgun sequence genomic DNA contains:
- the LOC134528324 gene encoding uncharacterized protein LOC134528324 — protein MVGTTMSAFRLVRSKLRKRDDNHNAVTDVVVAASPQQTAVSTICSVPPPPPSSEQQLQPQANGTAPPPPPLFLWQYPVYSNDQDSLMHTLPADRPGICRGFRKNLRGRWRRLVKRKPAPEACTIPAELRDQLKQIYVY, from the exons ATGGTCGGTACTACGATGTCGGCTTTCCGTCTCGTCCGCAGCAAACTGAGGAAGAGGGACGACAACCACAACGCCGTGACGGACGTAGTGGTAGCGGCCAGCCCGCAGCAGACGGCCGTATCCACCATCTGCTCCGTGCCACCGCCGCCGCCTTCCAGCgagcagcagctgcaaccccagGCCAACGGCACGGCGCCGCCACCCCCgccccttttcttgtggcagtaCCCAGTGTACAGCAATGACCAG GACTCGCTGATGCACACCCTCCCCGCGGACCGGCCAGGGATCTGCCGCGGCTTCAGGAAGAACCTGAGGGGGCGGTGGCGACGCCTCGTCAAGAGGAAGCCCGCGCCTGAGGCGTGCACGATACCCGCCGAGCTGAGGGACCAACTCAAGCAGATATACGTGTACTGA